TTAGGGCCGCACTTACAATGCATGAGGAAACTAATTCGCTCCTAATCATTAGGCTTGCACATATTTTCCATAATCATTCAAACTGGCTATAATTTAACAGTAATAAGGATGAAGGATGaaataattgtttattcaaTGAATTTAGAAAAGTGTTTATTATCAATTTTTGATACATTTTTAGGTATATAATGACGGGAACATTTCCGTAACAATAAAACTACGCCGTTGAAGGTTTCTAAACGGTTCCTTTTTTCTTAAGGGATGAAACCAAGTTTTTCCATTCCGGAAAATCCCGATCATATCACGTAAAAACACTGCATATCAGATGCGGGACGCGTTTTTTGCGGAATGTGCCATCTTTCCGTCATTTTTTGGAATGAAAATctagtaggggaaatgacggctttggcaggttttgttctattattgtcggggAGGTTTTTTGttgatcaaattttatgaaatttggctacaATATTCTTTGTTATGCAAAGAaagtttaggccaaatttgagtataattagttatagaaaaccccctgacaataatagaacaaaacctgcctaATCCGTCATTCCATCTACCTTCGTTTTTTGCTTCCATCTCTATTTCATCAGGAATTATCTTCCAGCTCATGTGACATAACTGGTCCAGTAAAAACGTGCAACATCCGAAGCATAGAATTATTGATTCTATATTTCGTAGAATAGATATATCTTACTTCCTACTTACTTCACAACTATTTTTGATAATGGATACAGTTGATAAACCGCGTAAAACAACTGTTGAACGGCTTGCCTTCTGCGCTGTTTCTTATGTTTTGTTGTTGACGAAGGGACTCGAGATTCGTTGACTGCCTTcgtaataaattttaaatgcGATGAACTATAGTTCGATTTCAATATCCTATGCacttaaaattatttcaaattagtAATGCAGTTCAATATGATcgcacatatttttcaaaaggTGCACTTCACACTACAGTCTGGTACCGTAAATAAATTCTATGCGAGTTTCGCACATAGAAATTATCAGTTGATTTATTTGAGTGTACCTGTGAAAACAgaaaactaaaaataaaaataaattcatataaaaaaagAACCACAAATACCCTGTTGACTAATTGGTTTtgtcattttccgattgtaacaAAAACCGTGAATCAAACTGGCAAAACCGAGTAAGGCTGGGCACATACAGCTAGTTCTGTTTTTGAAAGTTCAAAATACGGAACTGTAAAAACAATTGCACCAGCTGGTTTGGTTAACGTATCGCAAAGTTAACCTTTTTCATCCCTTCTCATTCCTGTGCAAAAACATATAACATATAGACCACAGAGCAAAAATCATAGTCACGCAAATGCGCCCCTAAGCTAATCACTTAATAATGGTGATTTCCCCCGAAAACATGTATTTTCGAACTGTTTATCAATAATCCAACATATCAGTCATTATGTGGTCCAAAAATTTTCATGTAAAGCCagaaatattgcaacaaaacaattttattccaaaaatgagaatttcaatccaaaattaACGATACTGGGCAATATGCGCCACCCAAAAATGATAATCgaaatattccaatattttcaaccaaaattttcaaactcttCTGCACTAGAATTGTGTCAACTCTATCCTTTTAGTTGGTTAATGTCTCAGACTGATGGTAAtaaggagaaaatattttttgtgtctAAAGAAAAACCATTGAGGACGGAAACGACGAAATTACGTTGGAATGaatcaaaataacattttatttctaaaatttttaatACAAAGTTTTTGACTGAGTTTTTTTTGACggcttacaaatattttttagctTCAGCCGCTTAcgattttgagacaaaatttggggTATGCACCAAGGGTGCTGGCGCATTTTACCCAACTGGCGCATTTTATACATATCTCCCCCACGTTTTGACAGTTATGTACCCAACATTTTTGGGAatgagaacaaagggaaccgcagcgacaatcgtcctctattgTTTATTAGCGAAACAATATCTAACACAGCTACGAGTTAATAATTGTGATAGTACTAaattaacactaagctgcgggaaAACAATTTTCACTTGCAGTGGCATGAGTAaaacaaggaagaaaaagaaacaaaaaagtgAAGGAAGAATGTTCCATTTGCGGGGTATGTGCTCCACCCTGCCTCCGCCAGCGTGGCTCTAAAGCTTTCGCAGGCGAGAAAATCTGTTTCGGTGGAAAAATGTACGGATTTCGAAACAAGCGAAATCAAGTGCAGCCGCTCATCAATCAAAACAATGAATCAATCAATCACGTTCCAGTGCACTTGAATTGATCCCAATTTAAATGAACAAACGTGCAGGCACATACTCATGTACGTGTGGCTAGTGAAATTGAATTGTTCAAATTGATATGTTTGGATGGGTAACCCGTTTTCGGCTATGCCATTTTCGTTAACATAAAACCGTTTCTGAAGATTGTATATTTGGCGAATTATGGCATTAGATTGGTAAACTGGCTTGTacgtacacctgtgttcagaattaGAGCAGCGggagccgtttttcatacaaaatggtcaactttgacagactgtaactttgtaccccgatgaccgattgagctaaaattttggcagtgaactacaaataagatgaaatttacacatactacGTATCAATTTTCGATTGACGCGTTCagaaattacgcactaggtcaaattgttcaaaaaaatagcagtttttatttttgatatattggccaattcaaatgtcaaattctacaatttatattttttttaattataaacttggtaattaattgcatattattcggcaactcggccgtacgaaaaccattttttgttaaatatcttggctgtgcatatgcacagcatatgtttcgcaatggacaaattgatatgaaatttgcgaaaaagaatccacgtgtcttggagggaccctccctccaagacacgtggattctttttcgcaaatttcatatcaatttgtccatttcgaaacatatgctgtgcatatgcacagccaagatatttaacaaatataaacttagtgtctcgcagcacctgaattcaaattgataatatttcaattaattattttcctgatatttccaaaacaaaaactgctattattttgaacaatttgacctagtgcgtaatttttgaacgcgtcattcgaaaaaaatgatacggagtatgtgtaaatttaatcatatttgtagttcactgtcAAAACTTCAGCTCAATCGATCAATGGGgtgcaaagttacagcttgtcaaagttgaccattttgtatgaaaaaacggcttctgctgctattattctgaacacaggtgtattgCCCATTTCCTGTTTTATTTCAATTCGTTACTATGTATCAAATGTCGTGGGTTAGAGCTCGACCATCAGTGCTTATACTGAAGGAGTCCTACGAGAATCGTTTGAAAGGTGATAATAACGAAGCAGTATTACAATATAACTTTTGGAGTAAATTAGCTATATGCTTTGAGCAGGCAATGGTTCCCATAGGTTACGTGATATTGATGAAGaataaaaagcataaaaagaaAGCATAAAAGACAGCAAGTTTTGACCATTCAGATAAATTAAGACATGTATGTATATTCTGTCTCGTGTCATTGTATTAGATGGTTCGACGCTTATTCACAGCTCTAATCATCATTCTTGAACTCTTCAAACCATAGTAATATCCTCGGAAATCTCTCCAGCACATCGTGATGGCGTATTCCGTTTGTGGACCAGGTTGGTACATACCGTTTAAATTACTGTAATACCAGACTTCAACGATGATTACAATATAACATTGGGTACCTTTCATATACGAACCTTGCATGACAACTTTTGTGCCACCAACCACTTCTGTACAAAacagcacagtttaaatttggGTTCTGATCATTATCCGCATCCAGTGTAGTAAAATATTGGTTTAGAACCATTCCAAATGAATCTCCAGCAGTTCCACTGTACGTGCCCAAGCTGTTGACCTTATATTTTTCCTCTGGACCTGCCACCGAGAAATCACTGTAGCGAGCCCACACTGTTGTTCCATCAAAGTCCTCTAGAACAATAACCAGCTCATGCTGCCTTGCGTAGGTTAGCtcatgaattttcttcaaaccTAGCCAAAATTCTCCAAACAGTTCACCAAAGCCGTCTTCGTATGCTTTCCATCCGCGATAGAAGTTCACCGCTCCATCGAATCGGTTCTGTATCACCGTCCAATTCCCCCCGGAGTAATCTTGATCACAGACCACTAGGAACGGGTCGTTGAAGCCAAACTCTGGTTGAACGGGTTGGATTCCGGAAAGATGATTGTTACACGTTTGTGGAATTACTCTAGCATCTGTGACCGAATGACTTATGCTATCGACTGTTAATGGGGTTAAGCTAATCGATCCATTTCCATCGGAGGTAATATGTTCTTCTTCTAAGTCAATCACAACACTTGCTAGTATCGCTTGTATCAGTATCATACAACTCACTAGTTCAAGTTGCATTTTGATAACACGTTGAATCAGACCATCGGGGTTGAATGATGAGTGAAAAGTGGATTCAGAAGAAAACTTTTATAAGTAGTTCGTAAGCTTATTTAGTCAACAGGGCTATCAATACATCCCTCTTGAATATCGTTATCTTAAGTgaattacattaaaataatGATAAGATTATTCTTACCATAAGTTTCACGCGTTGTCACGTACGATACTTTTTTGCTGAATAATATTCCTTTGATCTATTGGATGGAGATGGAGCGGAATTTTTTAGGCATCCCGTGTAAAGTAAGATGAGAAATAAGTTCCAGCATAGTTCATTTGTGGACGTAAACTGAAAGTCTTTGTACTAAGTATTGCTTTTTGGAGATCGGCAATATTAGGCAACATTGCAGCTCAGTAAATTTGGAAATTGAACTTCGGTGAAAAATGATATTTGTAATTTGATTTTCAGCACAATTATTTGACATATTGCGGCAACGCTCACTGAGATATTAGGTCAGATGGTAAGAGTCGATAGTGCTCACCCCAGTGAAAGGGGTAGAAGAAATACAAAAGTGCTGGGATTTTGACAAAACAAATCAACCTGTCCAAACAAtatattcaaaattaaaaaatggagatagacGTCGTAAATAGCCTATGTGAGGTATTGTGAAATGTGTTATCTTTGAAATATAcaaaatttagtgaaaacttACGAGTGGTATTGAAAGGAAACATCGAGCATTTTGTACTCCagtttttcaagcaaaattgTAGTTCATTCCCTGGAAGTATGAATAAAATccgatttcaattggatttagCGACCATTCTGGTTGGTCTCCCTTTTTGAAATAGTCATAAAGTATTATCTTCGATTCCATGAATGCATCACGAAATTGTCATCACAGTCTGACTGACTTAAACGCCTTATATTTATAAACATTTTTTATATTCGGAGCATGGCGGCGAGCTATGCGAATGCCATATTGAACGTTCAGTGGGACCCCCTTTATTGGCATTTGTATTCCGATGTAAAGTATGGATCATCATTCAGCTGTGCCCGTTTAGTCCGAAATAGTTTTTGCAATTTCAGATTTACTCTCCACTATTTCCGCACCGATGGATACGGCAAAAATAAATTCCAGTCCCTGTTGAAGTCAGTCAGGCAAACTCACAAACGGTTCCAATTACAATACTTACTCCCTATAGTGAAGTAGTGCGTACATTGGACAGGGGTAGTGGTAGAAAAACAGTAAAAAATACATACATATAATAAACAAATTCCAACTCACCGAATAAACGAGCGTCCAATCGAATGGGAACAATCCGCATGTTAATGTCGGCGTCCTGTGACCCAGTTGCATTAAAAATAGGCGCAGCTGACCATGTTGGCAATCGGGCCGGAAGTACGTAGGAGAGATAGGATATCGGAGCGAACGAAAAGCCAGAAAGGAATAAAGTGAGAACAATCCACGAAGCATTAAagctaaattgattcaaaacggTTAACAATATAATTGATTTACTGAACTTTGTTTCACTTGACAGCGAGTGGTGCTCGATACAATGCAGCGTGTATGATGGGGTGTCCCTATGAAAGCTTGATGATAGAACAGTTAGAGAACTTTGATATATAATGTCAGCTATTGTACAGCGTTTTAAAGGTGAAGTAAAAGCTTTAAGTCAAACTTATTTCACGAGAAACGTAAGTAGTTCAAAGTGAAATACGTATGACATCCAATACACAAAGTTCATAACGCTTTCGTATGGTTCAACTGAGCTCTTTGAGATACTATTACTATTTACATATTTTGGTTAAGCTTTTGAAACAAATACatttatttatgaaaacaaTTTCACCCACGTTTGAAGTGTTTTCGCTCCGTGTGCTGTGGAACCCTATATGTTTCTGGAGCACAATTGCAGCAGTTCATGCAGAGGCGGAAGCGATATTTATTGGTTGGACACGACAGAGCAGCCTATTGAGCATCAACAGTTCGCTATCACAGTATTGTGTGCTTCGTTGATTGATGCCAGCTGATCGGAGCAACGTGATTGACCTTACTGAAACAGAGCTGGCAATAGTGCTGCGAATAGATTCGCTTCAGTTAGTACATTGcttcatttctagaccaacatttgaaaagggcgtaacagccaaaatttattccttctgattctttatctacatacagtcaaacctccatgagtcgatattgaagggaccatcgactcatggaaatatcgagatgtggaatataaaatccttggagaactgtttgaagggaccatcatagtaacccagaaaatattttttaatatgtaataatttgcttccatgagtcgatatcgagtcatagaacatcgactcatggaggtttgactgtataaagctatatatgtagacaaagaatgaaaaggaataaattttggctgttacgcccgtttcaaatgttggtctagatttaaggTGAACATTAAATCGAATTTATTTTGACCTACACTCAGCGAAcaggactatcgaaattcataattcgcgcattatggaacgtacacacggtcaagcagtttgaccaacattgactccacctctcgtttattcaaacatccataaagttttaccaacagcggcacgaacaatcaatttattcgaccaacaatatcacacacgaacgaccgaagcgccaacttgagcaccaaccatcgaaaaatatatgagggtttgtgcaacttcactacaaatgctcaaacatgttcggcgaaccttgactccacccccggcaactcaaaccaaaatcaaaccgttttaattttttccaaccgagccgccaactgtcaaatggttgttcgaacaacttcacacacgttcaaacaaagcagcaaccgaagcgttttctggggggcggagtcaatgttcgtcgaactgcttgactggtgtgtacgttgcattatgaACCTTCAACTGATTATCCAAATAACAGTGttccatataggggaactgctccttgaattcataccat
The nucleotide sequence above comes from Armigeres subalbatus isolate Guangzhou_Male chromosome 3, GZ_Asu_2, whole genome shotgun sequence. Encoded proteins:
- the LOC134220813 gene encoding fibrinogen C domain-containing protein 1-like isoform X2; its protein translation is MILIQAILASVVIDLEEEHITSDGNGSISLTPLTVDSISHSVTDARVIPQTCNNHLSGIQPVQPEFGFNDPFLVVCDQDYSGGNWTVIQNRFDGAVNFYRGWKAYEDGFGELFGEFWLGLKKIHELTYARQHELVIVLEDFDGTTVWARYSDFSVAGPEEKYKVNSLGTYSGTAGDSFGMVLNQYFTTLDADNDQNPNLNCAVLYRSGWWHKSCHASNLNGMYQPGPQTEYAITMCWRDFRGYYYGLKSSRMMIRAVNKRRTI
- the LOC134220813 gene encoding fibrinogen C domain-containing protein 1-like isoform X1; translated protein: MQLELVSCMILIQAILASVVIDLEEEHITSDGNGSISLTPLTVDSISHSVTDARVIPQTCNNHLSGIQPVQPEFGFNDPFLVVCDQDYSGGNWTVIQNRFDGAVNFYRGWKAYEDGFGELFGEFWLGLKKIHELTYARQHELVIVLEDFDGTTVWARYSDFSVAGPEEKYKVNSLGTYSGTAGDSFGMVLNQYFTTLDADNDQNPNLNCAVLYRSGWWHKSCHASNLNGMYQPGPQTEYAITMCWRDFRGYYYGLKSSRMMIRAVNKRRTI